In Emys orbicularis isolate rEmyOrb1 chromosome 14, rEmyOrb1.hap1, whole genome shotgun sequence, the sequence GTGGAATGGAAGTAGGCACAATAGAGAAACAAGTTTGGGCACCATATTACAATTCATCCTTTAGACAGGATGTGAATTAGTACCACTACAAAAGTatcataagaaaaaaaatggactTACTAAACATAATTAACATGTGTGGTTCGTTGTAGTAATCACAGAGAGAAATTGGATAATACTCTGCACTTGTAAGTCTGGGGACCTTAAAGTGCCCTACATACATGAATGAATTATTCCTCCTAACACACCCTGGAGGTGGGGAAGtatattttccccatctgtaaaatagggatatggAGTTGAGTGCTTGGTACAGTACTTCTAAATCCACATTTCAgacctaaataagtggtctgatatTCAGGTGTCTAAATTTAAGCAGCCAAGTTTGGAAATGTGATTTCCCTAATGGTCACAGAGCATATATATGTCAGTAGCACAGAAACCCCAGTACTCCTCTCCCAGTTGTGTTCTTACGCCACTAGAAAActtttcctccctggaccacatgTCCTCTCAGATCTTCATCCAGCCTCAAACCAGTCTCTAAATTTGTGCCCACAAAAGTGTGTGTGGGCTCCATTTATTTTCTCAGTGGTAACTAATCAACATGGGACTCTGAAGTGCCTGTTTTTCTGCACTTGAGTTCTCATTTTAACCTGGTATTAACGGATTTTAGGTCATTTATTGAATGTCATATTAAACAGACTGTGAAAGCTGCTGCAATTGCATAGAATTATTGTATGTTTTAGCACTACACTAAATCACGTACAATCCTTTGAGGTTAATTGGGACAAATTTTCTCTCTAATGTTAAGCTGAATTTATCTTTCAGTGtctcctccacctcttcatcTTTAAGAGTCATGAATTCTACCAGATCTGTGTTGTCCTTGTAGTTGTAAGTTGTCTCAATGAGTGTCCACCCAATTAAAGCTCGAAACCCATCAGTGGTCTGCAGGCTGCAGATTGACTTCTTTGTAAACAGGGAATCTGGAGATGTCTGAAGATACGTACATTGGAACTGGAAATCTCTGATTGTTCGTGGCTCAAGACTGAACAAGTAAATTTTCCTGCACTCACTTCTTTCCAGAAGATCAGAATTAGAGAAGCTTTGGTTGGCAATGTATTGTTTCCTTCTTATTTTCTCAAAGTACCAGGTCCCATTGTTTTCTGTGAAGCGAAAGATGCCAGGAGTCTGAGGCTGGTCTTTCCCAGAAATAAGTTCCATTGGTTGCCAAATTTGATAGGATACACCAAAGCCTCCATCCAGGATATAGGCTCTATCATCAATATCCACCTTTAGCAGAAGGTGGGTCATGTGGGAAGCATATGTGTTTTGGTGCAGGTTGTATATATATGCTCCTAAAAGAGTGGTGTCATATCCCAGTGTTTTCAGCACCCAACATAAAAGTTGGTTGTGTTCCATGCACCATCCACCACGCTTCTTC encodes:
- the LOC135888975 gene encoding arylamine N-acetyltransferase, pineal gland isozyme NAT-10-like → MYIEEYLARIGYKGSHEKHDLETLTAIFQHHIRTVPFENLSIHCGETITLDLDQVYNKIVRKKRGGWCMEHNQLLCWVLKTLGYDTTLLGAYIYNLHQNTYASHMTHLLLKVDIDDRAYILDGGFGVSYQIWQPMELISGKDQPQTPGIFRFTENNGTWYFEKIRRKQYIANQSFSNSDLLERSECRKIYLFSLEPRTIRDFQFQCTYLQTSPDSLFTKKSICSLQTTDGFRALIGWTLIETTYNYKDNTDLVEFMTLKDEEVEETLKDKFSLTLERKFVPINLKGLYVI